A section of the Rummeliibacillus pycnus genome encodes:
- the glmU gene encoding bifunctional UDP-N-acetylglucosamine diphosphorylase/glucosamine-1-phosphate N-acetyltransferase GlmU, with product MTNIYAVILAAGQGTRMKSKLYKVLHPVCGKPMVEHVVDHIQELNTERIVTVVGHGAEKVQEQLKDKSEYVLQAEQLGTAHAVQQAEPLLGDLEGTTIVICGDTPLIRPETMKALYEYHEANQAKATILTAIAEDPKGYGRILRREDGQVAQIVEQKDATPEQQKVTEINTGTYCFDNKALFAALKLVNNDNAQGEYYLPDVIEILQKQGEVVAAYVTDNFSETLGVNDRFALSQAEKIMRNRINENHMRNGVTIINPENTYISVDAKIGRDTVIQPGVMIEGPSVIGEDCLIGPNSHIQNSQIGNRTTVHSSVVEDSQIGDDVAIGPFAHIRPASNVGNHAKVGNFVELKKTTLGEGSKASHLTYLGDAKIGTDVNIGCGTITVNYDGKNKYQTVIEDHAFVGCNANLIAPVTVGKNSFVAAGSTVTKDVPENALAIGRSRQENKENYVNKLNLK from the coding sequence ATGACGAATATTTATGCCGTAATTTTGGCTGCTGGCCAAGGCACGCGTATGAAGTCCAAATTATATAAAGTTCTACATCCGGTTTGTGGCAAGCCGATGGTTGAACATGTAGTAGACCATATTCAAGAATTGAATACAGAACGTATTGTGACGGTAGTTGGTCATGGTGCAGAAAAGGTTCAAGAACAATTAAAAGATAAAAGTGAATATGTGTTACAAGCTGAACAGTTAGGTACAGCTCATGCAGTACAACAAGCAGAGCCACTACTTGGTGATTTAGAGGGCACAACCATTGTCATCTGTGGCGATACACCATTAATTCGTCCAGAAACAATGAAAGCGCTATATGAATATCACGAAGCAAATCAGGCAAAAGCAACAATATTAACTGCGATTGCCGAAGATCCTAAAGGTTATGGCCGTATATTACGTAGGGAAGATGGTCAGGTAGCTCAAATCGTCGAACAAAAAGACGCAACACCTGAACAACAAAAAGTAACCGAAATCAACACAGGAACGTATTGCTTTGATAACAAGGCCTTGTTTGCTGCGTTGAAACTAGTCAATAATGATAATGCACAAGGTGAATATTATTTACCAGATGTGATTGAAATTTTGCAAAAACAAGGAGAAGTTGTAGCGGCTTATGTTACAGATAACTTTTCTGAAACACTTGGTGTAAATGACCGATTTGCTCTATCCCAAGCGGAAAAAATCATGCGTAATCGCATTAACGAAAATCATATGCGTAATGGCGTTACAATTATTAACCCTGAGAACACATATATCAGCGTTGATGCAAAGATTGGTCGTGATACAGTTATTCAACCAGGTGTGATGATTGAAGGCCCTTCTGTCATCGGTGAAGATTGTTTAATAGGACCTAATAGTCATATTCAAAATAGCCAAATTGGTAATCGTACGACAGTACATTCCTCTGTAGTTGAAGATAGCCAAATTGGAGATGATGTTGCAATTGGTCCGTTTGCGCATATACGTCCAGCATCAAATGTTGGTAACCATGCGAAGGTTGGTAATTTTGTAGAATTGAAAAAAACGACACTTGGCGAAGGTAGTAAAGCATCGCATTTAACTTACTTAGGAGATGCGAAAATAGGTACTGACGTCAATATTGGTTGTGGCACAATTACTGTAAACTATGATGGTAAAAATAAATACCAAACAGTAATTGAAGATCATGCTTTTGTTGGATGTAACGCTAATTTGATAGCTCCTGTCACAGTTGGCAAAAACTCATTTGTCGCTGCTGGTTCAACTGTTACAAAAGATGTTCCAGAAAATGCACTTGCTATCGGACGTTCTCGACAAGAAAACAAAGAAAACTATGTTAACAAATTAAATTTAAAATAA
- a CDS encoding ribose-phosphate diphosphokinase has translation MPYQYANSNLKIFSLNSNEPLAAAIAKEVGVELGKSSVKHFSDGEIQISIEESIRGCDVFIVQSTSAPVNENLMELLIMVDAVKRASARTVNVVMPYYGYARQDRKARSREPITAKLVANLLETAGATRVVVLDLHAPQIQGFFDILIDHLMGVPLLSDYFKQKGFNPEDVVVVSPDHGGVTRARKMAERLKTPIAIIDKRRPKPNVAEVMNIVGNVDGKVCILIDDIIDTAGTITIGAEALVKSGAKEVYACCTHPVLSGPAIERIENSVIKELVVTNSIQLPDEKKIPKIKELSVATLLADAIVRIYENKSVSKLFD, from the coding sequence ATGCCGTATCAATATGCTAACTCAAATTTAAAAATCTTTTCACTAAATTCAAATGAACCACTTGCTGCAGCAATTGCTAAAGAAGTAGGTGTAGAATTAGGGAAAAGTTCTGTAAAACACTTTAGTGATGGAGAAATCCAAATCAGTATTGAGGAAAGTATTCGTGGTTGTGACGTATTTATTGTTCAGTCAACTTCAGCTCCAGTAAATGAAAATTTAATGGAACTACTGATTATGGTTGATGCTGTAAAACGTGCATCTGCACGTACAGTAAACGTAGTAATGCCTTATTATGGCTATGCTCGTCAAGACCGTAAAGCACGCTCACGTGAACCAATTACGGCAAAATTAGTGGCAAACTTATTAGAAACTGCTGGTGCAACACGCGTAGTTGTTCTTGATTTGCACGCTCCACAAATCCAAGGTTTCTTCGATATTCTAATTGATCACTTAATGGGTGTTCCTTTGTTATCTGATTACTTTAAACAAAAAGGTTTCAACCCAGAAGATGTTGTGGTAGTATCTCCTGACCACGGTGGCGTAACTCGTGCTCGTAAAATGGCCGAACGTTTAAAAACACCAATTGCTATTATCGATAAACGTCGTCCAAAACCAAATGTTGCAGAAGTTATGAACATTGTTGGGAATGTTGACGGAAAAGTTTGTATCTTAATCGACGATATCATTGATACAGCTGGTACAATTACAATCGGTGCTGAAGCTTTAGTAAAAAGCGGTGCAAAAGAAGTGTATGCTTGCTGTACTCACCCAGTACTATCAGGTCCAGCAATTGAACGTATTGAAAACTCTGTAATTAAAGAATTGGTTGTTACAAATTCAATTCAATTACCAGATGAAAAGAAAATACCAAAAATTAAAGAATTATCTGTTGCTACATTACTTGCAGATGCAATTGTTCGTATTTACGAAAACAAATCTGTAAGTAAATTATTTGATTAA
- a CDS encoding cysteine desulfurase family protein — translation MVYADYAATAPMTEQAIETYRDIAKRFYGNPSSPHNEGTNAKQIVENARRMIAHCAGVMPEGIYFTGSGTEGNLIAILSIARANAQKGKHIITSAAEHTSVHAAMNTLEQEGFRITRLPLGQNGQVRLQAIREVICEDTILISIQHINSEIGSIQPIEQITKLAKKHQIRCHVDCVQSFTKFPLESFASEVDAMTFSAHKVGGPKGCGAVYIHPKCKVAPLFPGLTHEGGLRGGTVDVPGIAAFAVAAIESKEQTNLLYLSTLRNTLKKLLVDSPYQFVEAPTEAQYPAICGMRMNGLEGQYIMLRLNERGIYISTGSACDVNNSVGTKAIIAMGYHKDEARQFFRISFSSHTTREDIKKVAEGLIEVSRYTNSLEL, via the coding sequence ATGGTTTATGCTGATTACGCAGCAACAGCGCCAATGACTGAACAAGCTATAGAAACATACAGAGATATAGCAAAAAGGTTTTATGGAAATCCATCGAGCCCTCATAATGAAGGGACAAACGCGAAACAAATAGTAGAGAATGCCAGACGTATGATCGCACATTGTGCAGGTGTTATGCCAGAAGGGATTTATTTTACAGGGAGTGGAACGGAAGGAAATCTAATAGCTATACTTTCAATCGCTCGTGCTAATGCTCAGAAAGGGAAACATATCATTACTAGTGCTGCAGAGCATACTTCTGTGCATGCTGCAATGAATACACTAGAACAAGAAGGATTTCGAATCACCAGATTACCACTCGGTCAAAATGGGCAGGTTAGGTTACAAGCAATTCGTGAGGTTATATGTGAAGATACCATACTCATTTCTATTCAGCATATCAATTCGGAGATAGGATCCATTCAACCTATCGAGCAAATCACTAAATTAGCAAAAAAGCATCAGATCCGTTGTCATGTAGATTGTGTTCAATCGTTTACAAAGTTTCCTTTAGAAAGTTTTGCTAGTGAAGTAGATGCAATGACATTTTCTGCACATAAAGTTGGGGGACCGAAGGGGTGTGGAGCCGTATACATTCATCCTAAATGTAAAGTTGCTCCTCTATTTCCTGGGTTGACACATGAAGGGGGATTACGTGGTGGTACTGTAGATGTACCAGGAATCGCTGCTTTTGCAGTAGCAGCAATAGAAAGTAAAGAGCAAACAAACTTATTGTATTTATCAACATTACGGAATACATTAAAAAAATTATTAGTAGATAGTCCTTATCAATTTGTTGAGGCACCCACTGAAGCACAATACCCGGCTATTTGTGGCATGCGAATGAATGGATTAGAAGGGCAATATATAATGCTACGTTTAAATGAACGAGGAATTTATATCTCAACAGGTAGCGCATGTGATGTCAATAATTCGGTTGGAACGAAAGCAATAATAGCGATGGGTTATCATAAGGATGAAGCGCGACAATTCTTTCGAATTTCCTTTAGTAGTCATACAACTAGGGAAGATATTAAAAAAGTTGCTGAAGGATTAATTGAGGTTTCCAGATATACAAATAGTTTAGAATTGTAA